One genomic segment of bacterium includes these proteins:
- a CDS encoding methionyl-tRNA formyltransferase, whose protein sequence is MRIALFAQAAFGEEVLRRLIQRKEDVVVVYTPLEPPGGRNPVKELAWASGIPVVQPKRMKDPEIVKQYKMFAPDLNLLAFVTDIIPAEILNYPRCGSIQYHPSLLPKHRGKSAINWAVIQGEKKTGLSIFWVDEGIDTGPILLQKEVEISEDDTTGSLYFNKLFPLGVDALMEALDLVKEGRAPRVPQDESQATYEPPCEEEHARVNWNSPLRSIYDLVRGCDPQPGAWSLLKGTKVKLYSARPMYETSGFRQGQAGEILRLDDKGVWVAAGEGVLLVGKLKPQGGNKMDALTLAKELAIGEKDRFQ, encoded by the coding sequence ATGAGAATAGCGCTTTTTGCTCAGGCAGCTTTCGGGGAGGAGGTTCTCAGGCGTTTGATTCAAAGAAAGGAAGACGTGGTGGTAGTGTACACGCCCTTGGAGCCACCAGGTGGAAGAAATCCGGTCAAAGAGTTGGCTTGGGCTTCGGGTATCCCCGTGGTGCAGCCAAAGCGCATGAAGGATCCTGAAATTGTGAAACAGTACAAGATGTTTGCACCTGATTTGAACCTCCTGGCCTTTGTGACAGACATAATCCCTGCAGAGATACTGAATTATCCCAGATGTGGCTCCATCCAGTACCATCCCTCCCTGCTTCCCAAACACAGGGGCAAAAGCGCCATAAACTGGGCCGTGATCCAGGGGGAGAAAAAGACAGGGCTTAGTATTTTTTGGGTGGACGAGGGAATAGATACAGGGCCAATACTTCTGCAGAAGGAAGTGGAGATCTCCGAGGATGATACAACCGGCTCACTTTATTTCAACAAGCTCTTCCCTCTGGGAGTGGATGCCTTGATGGAGGCCCTGGATCTGGTAAAGGAGGGAAGGGCCCCACGAGTCCCCCAAGACGAATCCCAGGCAACTTATGAGCCACCATGTGAGGAAGAGCATGCCAGGGTGAACTGGAACAGTCCCTTGCGCTCCATCTACGACCTGGTGCGGGGCTGCGATCCCCAGCCAGGGGCTTGGAGTCTGCTCAAAGGCACCAAGGTGAAGTTGTACTCTGCCAGGCCAATGTACGAGACATCTGGATTCAGGCAAGGGCAGGCGGGGGAGATCTTGAGGCTGGATGATAAAGGAGTTTGGGTGGCTGCCGGCGAGGGAGTCTTGCTTGTGGGGAAGCTCAAGCCCCAAGGGGGCAACAAGATGGACGCATTGACTCTTGCCAAGGAGTTGGCAATTGGAGAAAAAGACAGGTTCCAGTAA
- a CDS encoding TRAP transporter small permease subunit translates to MKALRTFMMAVDKTNIFIGKLMVGVTLLAVVVITFEVTMRYIFRAPTNWGHEFMTLLFAIFYVAAGGYAHYYRAHVRVDVFYSTRSERTRAILDLITSVPFFLFCVVLLYTSWQFYWSSQTMEAGAEVLGIAISGERSFTDWGPAYYPIKFMMPFGAVMLILQGIVWLIRDIHMVATGRKLT, encoded by the coding sequence ATGAAAGCCCTAAGAACCTTCATGATGGCCGTTGACAAGACAAACATATTTATTGGGAAGCTCATGGTGGGTGTGACCCTGTTGGCCGTGGTCGTCATAACCTTTGAGGTGACCATGCGTTATATTTTCAGGGCCCCTACCAACTGGGGCCATGAGTTTATGACCCTATTGTTTGCCATCTTTTATGTGGCTGCCGGAGGATATGCCCACTATTACAGGGCGCATGTGAGGGTGGATGTTTTTTACTCCACCAGATCTGAGCGCACCCGAGCAATACTGGACCTCATAACTTCAGTGCCTTTCTTTCTCTTTTGCGTGGTGCTTTTATACACATCTTGGCAGTTCTACTGGAGCTCCCAGACCATGGAGGCCGGGGCCGAGGTGCTGGGCATAGCAATATCAGGGGAGCGTTCTTTCACGGACTGGGGTCCAGCATATTATCCCATAAAATTCATGATGCCTTTTGGGGCCGTGATGCTCATACTACAGGGTATCGTGTGGTTGATTAGAGACATTCATATGGTGGCAACCGGGAGAAAGCTGACATGA
- a CDS encoding TRAP transporter large permease subunit — protein sequence MSIETITITMFGSMMLLLMLGLPVAFSCGTVGVVFTALLQGPMAVNIVPTRIFGLMTNYLLAAIPLFIFMACILERGGLIAEIYEMVYQWFGGLKGGVATASVLACTMMAAMVGVIGASEVTMGVIALPEMLKRRYDKFIATGSILAGGTLGILIPPSVMLIVYGMVDNSSIGQLYAGAFLPGFLLAGLYIVYISIRCYLNPIMGPPIPKEERLPLMARVKLLFPIIPAGVLVFLVLGTIWLGIAAPTEAAGVGAVGAIIITFLQGKLKWKGIVEACENTLRSSAMVLWTMFGANIFVAFYIMAGGGAFVTQLLVGSGLDRWVILWIMQLILIFLGAFIDWVGIIMLCVPLFGPIIRKLGFDPIWFGVLFAVNLQMSFLTPPFGYALFYLKGVAPKEITTTDIWKGAAAFLGLQFIGLVLCIIFPEIIMWVPQYFFRG from the coding sequence ATGAGTATCGAGACCATCACCATTACCATGTTCGGATCCATGATGCTTCTGCTGATGTTGGGGCTTCCTGTGGCCTTCTCCTGCGGCACGGTGGGGGTAGTTTTCACCGCACTTCTCCAGGGGCCCATGGCTGTGAACATAGTTCCCACAAGGATATTCGGGCTTATGACCAATTATCTCCTGGCGGCCATACCTCTTTTCATATTCATGGCCTGCATCTTGGAGAGAGGAGGTCTGATAGCTGAGATCTACGAGATGGTTTACCAGTGGTTTGGGGGTCTCAAGGGAGGTGTGGCAACAGCATCTGTTTTGGCCTGCACCATGATGGCAGCCATGGTAGGGGTGATTGGCGCCAGCGAAGTTACCATGGGCGTGATAGCCCTACCTGAGATGCTCAAGCGCCGTTATGACAAATTCATAGCCACAGGCAGCATTCTGGCAGGGGGCACCCTGGGCATCCTCATACCACCTAGCGTCATGCTCATAGTGTACGGCATGGTGGACAACTCCTCCATAGGGCAGCTTTATGCCGGAGCTTTCTTGCCAGGGTTTCTTTTGGCAGGGCTATACATAGTATACATATCCATCCGCTGTTATCTGAATCCCATCATGGGCCCGCCCATACCCAAGGAGGAGAGACTGCCTTTGATGGCTAGGGTAAAGCTTCTCTTCCCAATAATTCCTGCCGGGGTATTGGTCTTTCTGGTTCTGGGAACCATCTGGCTAGGCATAGCAGCTCCCACCGAGGCAGCCGGGGTGGGAGCTGTTGGAGCCATAATCATCACATTCTTACAAGGGAAACTAAAATGGAAGGGTATAGTCGAAGCTTGTGAAAATACCCTCAGATCCAGTGCCATGGTGCTCTGGACCATGTTCGGGGCCAACATATTCGTGGCTTTTTACATCATGGCCGGTGGAGGGGCCTTTGTGACCCAGCTTTTGGTGGGCTCCGGGCTAGACAGATGGGTCATCCTATGGATTATGCAATTGATCCTTATCTTCCTGGGAGCCTTCATAGACTGGGTTGGCATAATCATGCTCTGTGTACCCCTTTTCGGGCCCATCATCAGAAAACTGGGTTTTGACCCCATCTGGTTCGGGGTTCTTTTTGCAGTCAATCTCCAGATGTCCTTCTTGACCCCACCTTTTGGTTATGCCCTGTTCTATCTCAAGGGGGTTGCTCCCAAAGAAATTACCACCACGGACATCTGGAAGGGGGCAGCCGCCTTTCTGGGGTTACAGTTCATAGGCCTGGTTCTTTGCATTATCTTCCCTGAGATCATTATGTGGGTGCCCCAATACTTTTTTAGGGGCTGA
- the porB gene encoding pyruvate synthase subunit PorB: protein MTEIKAYGPKNLPLEELFAPGHRACQGCAEVLALRLALKALGKDTVVANATGCMEIVSTPLPTTSWVVPYIHVGFENAAAVCSGVEAGLKALMRKARLPKKQIHCVAIAGDGGTADIGMQALSGALERGHDMVYICLDNEAYMNTGIQRSSSTPYGAMTTTSPPGRLSFGQSTQKKNVAEIAAAHGIPYVATACPSYPWDLMKKVQKAALVEGPAYVHILSVCPTGWRSQPEESIELGKLAVASRVFPLYEVENGRYRFTPKPPKQVPVIDYLKKQGRFRHLTDKMIEEIQKNVDEQFCRLEAKVRISLEASQEPQE, encoded by the coding sequence ATGACCGAGATCAAGGCTTACGGACCCAAGAACCTGCCCCTGGAAGAACTCTTTGCCCCCGGGCATAGAGCTTGCCAGGGCTGTGCAGAAGTCTTGGCTTTGAGGTTGGCCCTCAAGGCCCTGGGGAAGGATACGGTGGTGGCCAATGCCACCGGCTGCATGGAAATAGTTTCAACCCCACTTCCCACCACATCATGGGTGGTGCCTTACATTCACGTGGGTTTCGAGAATGCTGCGGCAGTATGCTCAGGGGTGGAGGCCGGGCTAAAGGCTCTCATGCGAAAGGCCAGGCTTCCCAAGAAGCAGATCCACTGCGTGGCCATAGCCGGAGACGGCGGAACAGCGGATATTGGCATGCAGGCTCTCTCGGGTGCTTTGGAGAGAGGGCATGACATGGTTTACATCTGTCTAGACAACGAAGCTTACATGAACACAGGCATTCAGCGCTCCTCTTCCACCCCGTATGGGGCTATGACCACCACATCCCCCCCCGGCCGTTTGTCCTTCGGCCAATCCACACAGAAAAAAAATGTGGCCGAGATTGCCGCAGCACACGGCATTCCCTATGTGGCCACAGCCTGCCCAAGTTACCCCTGGGACCTCATGAAAAAGGTCCAGAAGGCGGCCCTAGTAGAAGGGCCGGCATATGTCCACATCCTTTCTGTTTGCCCCACGGGGTGGAGGAGCCAGCCTGAGGAGTCCATAGAACTGGGAAAACTGGCTGTGGCCAGCCGGGTCTTCCCCCTTTACGAGGTGGAAAACGGCAGGTACAGATTCACTCCAAAGCCTCCCAAGCAGGTGCCTGTCATAGATTATCTCAAGAAGCAGGGACGTTTCAGGCACCTCACGGACAAAATGATAGAAGAAATCCAGAAAAACGTGGATGAGCAGTTTTGCCGCCTGGAAGCCAAGGTTCGAATCTCCCTCGAGGCCTCACAGGAGCCTCAGGAGTAA
- the dctP gene encoding TRAP transporter substrate-binding protein DctP: MSEKEKKEKSTSRRGFLKAAAVAGGAASTIGFPAVMRVSAQQPIKLKMQTVWDAGTIGFDEFKKFCKLVGELSEGKLIVEGFPAGAIVGTFEMFDAVKAGVFDAYHCFDVYWPGKVPACTFLSSYPFGMDRPDQWETWYETLGGKEIAREAYGAHNLYYVGPIQHDDNLIHSKIPIRSFEEFKGKKIRYPGGIIADIYKAAGVSTVLLPGGEVYPALEKGVIDASDFVGAAVNYNLGFGEIAKYIIMGPPSTPCLHQPVDLMSVEVNMNVWKKIPKHLQQIFEAAVKQHSWEQYTAIQKADIEAFEKFQKEQKVEVIRLKEEDINKFRKFAPKLWVEWAKKHPLAMKAFKSQWEYMKSVKIGYYTEDDLRDPEGKKLEI, translated from the coding sequence ATGAGCGAAAAGGAGAAGAAAGAGAAGAGCACCTCTAGGCGCGGTTTCCTTAAGGCTGCTGCTGTGGCCGGAGGAGCTGCAAGCACCATCGGGTTCCCGGCTGTCATGAGGGTCTCGGCCCAGCAACCCATCAAGCTCAAGATGCAGACGGTCTGGGATGCGGGGACCATTGGCTTCGATGAGTTCAAGAAATTTTGCAAGCTGGTGGGAGAGCTGAGCGAGGGGAAGCTTATTGTGGAGGGCTTCCCTGCAGGGGCCATTGTGGGCACCTTCGAGATGTTCGATGCTGTCAAGGCAGGTGTTTTTGATGCGTACCATTGTTTTGACGTGTATTGGCCCGGCAAGGTTCCTGCCTGCACCTTCCTTTCTTCTTACCCATTCGGCATGGACAGGCCCGACCAGTGGGAGACCTGGTACGAGACACTGGGTGGCAAAGAAATAGCAAGAGAAGCTTACGGGGCTCACAACCTGTATTACGTGGGGCCCATTCAGCATGACGACAACCTGATCCACTCCAAGATTCCCATCAGATCCTTCGAGGAATTCAAGGGCAAGAAGATCAGGTACCCCGGGGGAATCATAGCCGATATTTACAAGGCTGCCGGCGTCTCAACAGTGCTTTTGCCCGGAGGCGAGGTTTACCCAGCACTGGAGAAAGGCGTCATAGACGCTTCGGACTTCGTGGGTGCAGCCGTCAACTATAACCTTGGCTTTGGAGAGATAGCCAAGTACATCATCATGGGACCCCCTTCCACTCCGTGCCTGCATCAGCCTGTGGACCTCATGAGTGTAGAGGTCAACATGAATGTCTGGAAGAAGATCCCCAAACATCTCCAGCAGATCTTTGAGGCTGCGGTCAAGCAGCACTCCTGGGAGCAGTACACGGCCATCCAGAAGGCGGACATCGAGGCCTTCGAGAAGTTCCAGAAGGAACAGAAGGTGGAGGTAATCAGGCTCAAGGAGGAGGACATAAACAAGTTCAGGAAGTTCGCTCCCAAGCTGTGGGTCGAGTGGGCCAAGAAGCATCCTCTGGCCATGAAGGCCTTCAAGAGCCAGTGGGAGTACATGAAATCCGTGAAGATAGGTTACTACACAGAGGACGATCTCAGGGATCCCGAGGGCAAGAAGCTGGAGATCTGA
- a CDS encoding 4Fe-4S dicluster-binding protein, translating to MAKPITQITWKELEPGCVIVEPGNAREYRTGDWRTVGHPKVDTERCIKCAQCYIFCPDAAIERNEQGYFLPNLYYCKGCGICAHECPVKCIEMVPEGE from the coding sequence ATGGCCAAACCCATAACACAGATAACCTGGAAAGAGCTGGAACCCGGCTGCGTTATAGTGGAGCCCGGCAATGCCAGGGAATACAGGACCGGGGACTGGCGCACCGTGGGCCACCCCAAGGTGGACACCGAACGCTGCATAAAGTGCGCTCAGTGCTACATCTTCTGCCCGGATGCGGCCATAGAGAGGAATGAGCAGGGCTATTTCTTGCCCAACCTTTATTATTGCAAGGGCTGTGGCATCTGTGCTCATGAATGTCCGGTCAAATGTATAGAAATGGTGCCTGAGGGGGAGTGA
- a CDS encoding cytidylate kinase family protein: MHFITFSRRYGAGGGEVARWVAQKMGYKFYDTDAIEYKAGELGFREAIREMEERPPSFFQRIFSSKPTVDLDRLNSVIYELAKQGDAVFLGWGSHMLLRAFDCAFHVRVIASKEKRIQNLVGRGVNPEDAPKLIERADHDREAFIKFAFGANWEDPDLYDLVINMNKMSVELAVETVVRAAKSDEIKACSVDAMRHIEMMALKSRIEAAIMEAGLAYGHTLSISVEISEPGVAELMGFVEDKAGLEKAQKVVEGVPGVKKVLNRLKLVPTTRYA; the protein is encoded by the coding sequence ATGCACTTCATAACATTCTCCAGAAGATACGGGGCAGGCGGAGGAGAGGTGGCCCGATGGGTTGCCCAAAAGATGGGCTACAAATTCTATGACACAGACGCCATAGAGTACAAGGCCGGCGAGCTGGGCTTCAGGGAGGCCATCAGGGAAATGGAGGAGAGGCCTCCATCCTTCTTCCAGAGGATCTTCTCCTCCAAGCCAACAGTGGATCTGGACAGGCTCAACTCAGTGATATATGAGCTGGCCAAGCAGGGTGATGCCGTATTCCTAGGTTGGGGAAGCCACATGCTACTTAGAGCCTTTGACTGCGCTTTTCACGTCAGGGTGATCGCCTCCAAGGAAAAAAGGATACAAAACCTGGTTGGCAGAGGGGTAAATCCTGAGGATGCCCCCAAGCTCATAGAAAGAGCAGACCATGACCGGGAAGCCTTCATCAAGTTTGCCTTTGGTGCCAACTGGGAGGATCCTGACCTTTATGATCTGGTGATAAACATGAACAAGATGAGTGTGGAGCTTGCCGTGGAGACCGTGGTGAGGGCCGCCAAGTCCGACGAGATAAAAGCCTGCTCAGTGGATGCCATGCGCCACATAGAGATGATGGCCCTCAAGAGCAGGATAGAAGCTGCCATAATGGAGGCTGGTCTGGCCTATGGCCACACCCTTTCCATTTCCGTGGAGATTTCCGAGCCAGGGGTGGCTGAGCTCATGGGCTTTGTGGAAGATAAGGCAGGCTTGGAAAAGGCCCAAAAGGTTGTGGAGGGGGTTCCAGGGGTGAAAAAGGTGTTAAACCGGCTCAAATTGGTACCTACCACAAGGTACGCTTGA
- a CDS encoding transketolase C-terminal domain-containing protein, producing MGKRVGMEVSIAVAEAACQADVDVVAAYPITPQTHIVEHLSELVADGHLDAEFVPVESEHSALSVCIGSSAAGARTFTSTSSQGLALMNEVVYIASSLRLPIVMVVSNRSLSAPLSIWNDHSDVMSVRDTGWIQVFAENGQEAYDHVFWAFRVGEDRRVLMPVMIHMDGFILSHMVEPLEMVDKDLVKKYIPPFEPIHRLHPDKAVTMGAFALPELYTEAKKAQDEALKASWPVILEGWKQWGELTGRNYKPVETYRTEDAQAVLITMGSMGETACEAVDRMRAQGKAVGAVKIRLWRPFPFSQVREAVGKAKLAVVFDRCVSYGGPGGPVASEIRAAFYGEMVRPRVANFIGGLAGRDVSPQDFQNMLEKALSTEEDRQEAYQIYGVRE from the coding sequence ATGGGCAAGAGAGTCGGAATGGAAGTTTCCATAGCAGTTGCAGAGGCGGCCTGCCAGGCCGACGTGGACGTGGTGGCGGCCTATCCCATCACGCCTCAGACCCACATAGTGGAGCACCTTTCAGAACTGGTGGCCGACGGCCATCTGGATGCAGAGTTCGTCCCGGTGGAGTCAGAGCACTCGGCCTTGAGCGTGTGCATAGGTTCCTCGGCCGCAGGAGCCAGGACCTTCACTTCAACCAGCTCACAGGGCCTGGCTTTGATGAACGAGGTGGTCTATATCGCTTCCTCCTTGAGGCTTCCCATCGTGATGGTGGTCTCCAACCGCTCCCTCAGCGCACCTTTGAGCATCTGGAATGATCATTCGGATGTCATGAGCGTGAGGGATACGGGCTGGATCCAGGTTTTTGCGGAAAACGGCCAGGAGGCGTACGACCATGTTTTTTGGGCCTTCCGAGTGGGGGAAGACAGAAGGGTCCTGATGCCGGTCATGATTCATATGGACGGCTTCATCTTGAGCCACATGGTAGAGCCTCTGGAGATGGTGGATAAGGACCTGGTAAAGAAATACATCCCCCCCTTCGAACCTATCCACAGACTGCACCCTGACAAGGCAGTGACCATGGGGGCCTTTGCACTGCCTGAGCTTTACACCGAGGCCAAGAAGGCCCAGGACGAGGCTCTCAAGGCCTCCTGGCCGGTCATCCTGGAGGGATGGAAGCAATGGGGCGAACTCACAGGGAGAAACTACAAACCTGTGGAGACCTATCGCACCGAGGATGCACAAGCCGTGCTTATAACCATGGGCTCCATGGGAGAGACCGCATGCGAGGCCGTGGACAGGATGCGAGCTCAGGGCAAGGCCGTGGGCGCGGTAAAAATAAGACTCTGGAGACCTTTTCCCTTCTCTCAGGTGAGAGAGGCAGTGGGCAAGGCCAAGCTGGCCGTTGTTTTTGACAGATGCGTCTCTTATGGTGGCCCAGGGGGGCCTGTGGCCTCTGAGATCAGGGCTGCCTTCTATGGGGAGATGGTTAGACCCAGGGTGGCTAATTTCATCGGAGGCTTAGCAGGCAGGGATGTCTCCCCTCAAGACTTTCAGAACATGCTGGAGAAGGCCTTATCCACAGAGGAAGACCGGCAGGAGGCCTACCAGATTTACGGTGTCAGGGAATAG